Within the Syntrophorhabdus sp. genome, the region GATCTCAACAAGGCTGTCCTTGTGAACAACGGCTTCGAAGTCGAAACGGCATTCTCCGCTCGCGAGGGCATGGACAAGGTGCAGTTCGAAGCGCCGGACCTCATCCTCCTCGACCTGATGCTGGAGAAACACGACACGGGGTTCAGTTTCGCAAAGGCCATCAAGGCCGATCCGCGGTACAAGACCATCCCCATCCTGATGATCTCCGCCGTCGCCGGCGAGACGGGGTACGATTTCACCCAGGAGCAGGACGGCTACTGGATGAAGACGGATGATTTCGTGGCCAAGCCGGTGGAGCCGGAAGAACTGGTCAAGAGGATCAACGCCCTTATCGACAGAACGAAACAGGGATAGATCTCCACGGGAACGTTAATGGCCGAATCTGTCACCATCCTTGTTGTCGACGACGAGAAGGGCATCCGTGAAGGATGCCGGAGGATCCTTGCGTCAGAGGGGTACGGCGTCGATGTTGCCGAGAATGGCAAGATGGCGCTCGAGATGGTCAAGGGCAAACCCTACGACCTCATCCTCGTCGACCTCATGATGCCCGTCATGGGCGGACTTGAGCTCATGGAGCACGTGCGGCAGATCGACCCGGGCATC harbors:
- a CDS encoding response regulator encodes the protein MAQKRILIIDDDVDFVDLNKAVLVNNGFEVETAFSAREGMDKVQFEAPDLILLDLMLEKHDTGFSFAKAIKADPRYKTIPILMISAVAGETGYDFTQEQDGYWMKTDDFVAKPVEPEELVKRINALIDRTKQG